The Thiomicrorhabdus lithotrophica DNA segment AAACAGAGTTCCAGCGACGTTGCTAGAATCACCAAACTACTCTATCAATGTGACAAAACACAAAGTAATATCTTTTTAGAAGAACAATCACAAAGAGGGGCTTCTGAATTAATTATTTACATGCCTGACAGAGATTATCTATTTGCGTATATTGCACACACATTGGATTCATTAGGCGCTAACGTTTTAGAGGCTCAAATTTTTAGTAGTTCAGACAATATGACTTTGGTATTGGTCTATTTCTTAAATAGAGAAACGAATGATTATTTAGATGAAGATCGTCATTTTGAAGTGTTGGATAAAATTAAATACCAGCTTACCCAAGACGAAGTTTATCCTCTTGAGAGTACTAATTTAATCAAAGCGAGACGCACTCGTCACTTTGAGACGCCAACTGAAGTCATGTTTAATCAAATTAATGATTCATTAACCGAATTAAGTATTAACACAAAAGATACCCCTGGCCTACTAGCTCGCATTGGTTGTGCATTAAAAGAAGAAAATATACGTTTGCATGATGCAAAAATTCATACTGTCGGTGAAAAAGCGGAAGATGTTTTCTTAATTAGTAATACAGAAAACCAAGCAATCACAAGTAAAGAAAGATTAATGCATATTAAAGAAGCGTTATTAGAAATGATTGAGCAATAAAATAGAGTTTACCAGGCCTGGTAAACTCTCAATTCAGTCGAATTGAAACTTAAACGCTTTCAGACTTTTTATACTCAAAAAGCTCGAATGCATTGTTATCTAAATCTCTCGCAAACAAAGCCTTTCTACCTGATTCACTTAGCGTAAAAGGCAACTTCATTGACTTTAACTTTTCCGCATATTCATCAATAGAATCTACCCTTAAAGCAAAATGATAATCACGTCCTCCATGCTCAGGCCGAATAGTATTTTCGTTAGGATTATCAATCTGCATAATATGCAAACTTTGACCTTCAAATAAA contains these protein-coding regions:
- a CDS encoding VOC family protein, with translation MSKIIGLDHVSIIVKDAEASLAFYQGLLGVTLLERPSMAFPGYWVNLFEGQSLHIMQIDNPNENTIRPEHGGRDYHFALRVDSIDEYAEKLKSMKLPFTLSESGRKALFARDLDNNAFELFEYKKSESV